One window of Plasmodium berghei ANKA genome assembly, chromosome: 5 genomic DNA carries:
- a CDS encoding tRNA pseudouridine synthase, putative: MLVNICMCNNKKNKNIFYLNPNKNHKKSINNINKYSKSHIDKHDHILRYYFPYPHYDGHCNNKRNIKCDNLFNSKKIKNGCIGDCRNSKIYYDWRITKIKDISKNKKIKNVNPHLDSFKDKDKNVTEKIEKNNLKHKQILENIQNNLNTNVEKQKTENIKSNKLDVDLKSETNTSNNNISKNEVDIYITKYEKKILNNNSRIMNLTPSVVQNNTKKEATIDDILYGGFLNIYKPVKLYSMKVCEKIKKILKNYFININKNNIKIKVGHGGTLDPFAEGVLMIGIQRGTNELSNFLKCYKQYLAVSVLGIETDTLDREGRIIKMKDMKGIKKGDDSITELLQSDKEYAENLKSELSKSINKFIGWIDQIPPIYSSKRVKGLRLYEYARKNIPVKIKSNKVHLKNIKYLKELELPFFDLHIHCSGGTYIRSLIRDIAHSINQYATLIKLIRIKQKEHSYKNSLHYDDINIENIKKYFIKL; encoded by the coding sequence ATGTTAGtcaatatatgtatgtgtaataataaaaaaaataaaaacatattttatctaaacccaaataaaaatcataaaaaatctataaataacataaataaatattcaaaaagcCACATTGACAAGCATGATCACATATTGAGGtattattttccatatCCACATTATGATGGGCATTGTAATaacaaaagaaatattaaatgtgataatttgtttaactcaaaaaaaataaaaaatggttGTATTGGCGATTGTAgaaatagtaaaatatattacgACTGGCgtattacaaaaataaaggatatctctaaaaataaaaaaattaaaaatgtaaaccCCCATCTTGATTCTTTCAAAGACAAAGATAAAAACGTTACTGAAAAAATAGAGAAAAATAATCTCAAACACAAACAAATTCTAGAAAACATACAAAATAACTTAAATACAAATgtagaaaaacaaaaaacagAAAATATCAAATCCAACAAATTGGATGTAGATTTAAAAAGTGAAACAAATACTTCCAATAATAATATCTCGAAAAATGAagtagatatatatataacaaaatatgaaaaaaaaattttaaataacaaCAGTAGAATAATGAACTTAACGCCAAGTGTTgtacaaaataatacaaaaaaggAAGCAACAATTgatgatatattatatggaggttttttaaatatttataaaccTGTCAAATTATATTCTATGAAAGTatgtgaaaaaattaaaaaaatcttaaaaaactattttattaatataaataaaaataacattaaaataaaagtaggACATGGAGGAACATTGGATCCATTTGCAGAAGGGGTTTTAATGATAGGAATACAAAGGGGTACAAATGAATTGTCaaactttttaaaatgttataaacaatatttaGCAGTTTCTGTATTAGGGATAGAAACCGATACGTTGGATAGAGAGGGaagaataattaaaatgaaaGACATGAAAGGAATCAAAAAAGGAGATGATAGTATAACTGAATTGTTACAAAGTGATAAGGAATATGcagaaaatttaaaaagcGAACTATCTAAGAGTATAAACAAATTCATTGGCTGGATTGATCAAATACCACCTATTTATTCGTCCAAAAGAGTTAAAGGATTAagattatatgaatatgcacgaaaaaatatacctGTTAAAATCAAATCGAATAAAgttcatttaaaaaatataaaatatttaaaagaattagAACTTCCATTTTTTGATTTGCACATACATTGTTCAGGCGGAACATATATAAGAAGTCTAATACGAGACATTGCACATTCCATAAATCAATATGCTACtctaattaaattaattaggATAAAACAAAAGGAGCATTCCTACAAAAATTCTTTGCATTATGATGACATAAATATCGAAAATattaagaaatattttattaagtTATAA
- a CDS encoding 26S proteasome regulatory subunit p55, putative, with translation MEDTAAKIIGSHDSLLTDPRIAQDFSAETDELLAKAENYFKVGDFELIIEELILLEKKCRQSYDGISTSKICCFILNKYKLMENYKKVNEYLIFFNKKRGQLKRTIIDIINLCKSWIVDIQNKEEKLNLINTLCTISEGKIFVEVERSEIIRILSKIKEDDGNIEEAANILQDVHVETFISMDKRDKTEYILEQMRLVLLRKDFIRCHVISRKINPTLLNTDEFADLKLKYFLYMIQYYINEESYSDVANCYEQRFNTDSVQNDPNLWIDELKCYIIFLILSPFQEQQTKFLNLIKLQKKKLKEIPTYEQMVNDFIKQDLIEWPLLYEQELQSFYIFNDSVFVGGENRWHLFKKKVMHHNIHVISTCYSKISLQRLAQLINSTNEESENLLLELVSNKMLDAKIDRLYGVIKFGQKNNPQTLLNNWSSQIHQIVDILEESSHLIQKERMVHEAKLKRMQLENKKMAL, from the exons ATGGAAGATACAGCAGCTAAAATTATCGGATCCCACGATAGTCTCTTAACTGACCCAAGAATAGCTCAGGACTTCAGCGCAGAAACAGATGAACTATTAGCTAAGGCggaaaattatttcaag GTAGGAGATTTCGAACTAATTATAGAAGAACTCATATTActcgaaaaaaaatgtaggCAATCATACGATGGAATATCAACAAGTAAAATTTGCTGCtttattttaaacaaatacAAATTAATGGAAAACTACAAAAAAgtaaatgaatatttaatattttttaataaaaaaagaggacaattaaaaaggactataattgatataataaatttatgtaaATCGTGGATTGTtgatatacaaaataaggAAGAAAAactaaatttaataaacaCTTTATGTACAATTAGCGaaggaaaaatatttgttgaAGTAGAAAGATCAGAAATTATAAgaattttatcaaaaataaaagaagatGATGGTAATATTGAAGAAGCtgcaaatatattacaagATGTTCATGTTGAAACGTTTATATCTATGGACAAAAGAGATAAAACAGAATACATTTTAGAACAAATGAGGTTAGTACTTTTACGCAAAGATTTTATTAGATGCCATGTAATTAGCAGAAAAATTAATCCTACATTGTTAAATACAGATGAATTTGCTGATCTtaaattgaaatattttctttatatgaTTCAGTACTACATTAATGAAGAATCTTATTCAGATGTTGCTAACTGTTATGAACAAAGATTTAATACAGATTCTGTTCAAAATGATCCTAATTTGTGGATTGATGAattaaaatgttatattatttttttaatactatCTCCTTTTCAAGAACAACAAAccaaatttttaaatttaataaaattacaaaaaaaaaaattaaaagaaataccAACATATGAACAAATGGTTAACGATTTTATTAAACAAGATTTAATAGAATGgccattattatatgaacaGGAATTACAAtctttttacatttttaacgACTCTGTTTTTGTCGGAGGGGAAAATAGATGGCatctttttaaaaaaaaggttATGCATCATAATATACATGTTATTTCAACATGCTATAGTAAAATATCATTACAAAGATTAGCtcaattaataaattcaaCAAATGAAGAATcagaaaatttattattagagttggtttcaaataaaatgttagaTGCAAAAATTGATCGTTTATATGGGGTAATCAAATTTggacaaaaaaataatccaCAAACTTTGTTAAACAACTGGTCATCTCAAATACATCAAATCGTTGATATACTTGAGGAATCATCACatttaatacaaaaagaAAGAATGGTACATGAAGCAAAACTTAAACGAATGCAattggaaaataaaaaaatggctCTCTAG